The sequence below is a genomic window from Mycobacterium spongiae.
GGATGTCGTAGCAAATGGTCAACCCGACCGCAACGCCGTCGACGTCGACCACTACCGGTTGGTGTCCAGGTGCGACGGTCCGCGATTCGGTGAAGCCGAACGCGTCATAGAGGTGAATCTTGTGATAGTGGGTGTCGGGGCGATTGGGCGTGCCCGGCCCCGCGGCGATGAGTGTGTTCGTCACCCGCCCGCCGTCGGCGGGGGTGAACATGCCGGCGATCACGGTGATGTCGGACTCGGCCGCGATCTGACGGACGCTGGTGGCCCAGGGGCCATCAACGGGCTCGGCGATCGGGCTCAGCGGGACGCCGAACCGGCACATGGTCGCCTCGGGAAATACCACGAGGCGCGCGCCCTCGTCGGCGGCCGTGTCCGCGTACTCGCGCACCAGCTGCAGATTTGCCTCAGGGTCGGTACCGCTGAGGATTTGCGCCAATGCGATTCGCATGCGCGCCAGCTTAGGCCCGCCGACGATGCGCGCCGCCTGCGGCGTGAGGAGGAGGTGGGTGAGTCCAGTTCGAGCCCGCCGACGATGCGCGCCGCCTGCGGCGTGAGGAGGAGGTGGGTGAGTCCAGTTCGAGCCCGCCGACGATGCGCGCCGCCTGCGGCGTGAGGAGGAGGTGGGTGAGTCCAGTTCGAGCCCGCCGACGATGCGCGCCGCCTGCGGCGTGAGGAGGAGGTGGGTGAGTCCAGTTCGAGCCCGCCGACGATGCGCGCCGCCTGCGGCGTGAGGAGGAGGTGGGTGAGTCCAGTTCGAGCCCGCCGACGACCTAGCATACCACTAATGCAAGTAATAACTTGCATTAGTGGTATGCTAGCCACTACCGGTATCGACGCGGCGTTCGGAGGTACATGCCCAGGCGTATCGACGTAGACGGCTTATTCGACGCGACGGTCCGGGTATTCGCCGAGCGCGGATACCGGGCCACGACAACCCAGGAGATCGCCAGTCGAGGCGGGGTCAACGAGGTCACACTGTTCCGCCGCTACGGCGACAAGGCGACCCTGATCAACACGGCGCTGACGCACGCTCTCGCGAAGTCGCCTTTTGCTCGAGTGACGGTCACCGACGACGTCAGGGCCGACCTCGTGGCACTAGTGCAGGCCTACGCCGCGACGGTGGAAACCTACGGTGGTGCCGTCATGACGCTGTTGGTTGAAATTCCACGTCACCCCGAACTCCGTGGTGCGATGGCCGCGTTCACGCCGAACCTGCTCAACGCCGTTCAGGTGATTGCAACACATCAAGATCGAGGACAGCTTAGGCCGGGTGACCCCGTGCAGAAGCTCGTCACACTTATCGCGCCACTCATGGTAGTCGGCCTGTGGGCGCGCACCGGAGCCGAAATTATCGCGCCGAAGTTTGACCCGGACGCCCTCGTCACCGCATTCCTTGACGGCCAGCGCGGGAACTGATCCCGCATTCGTCACGGCGGGCGATGGAGCCCGGATAAACCTCGCGCACCAGGAACTAGCGCGCAGCGTTGTTGGCAATCCAGTCGGTGGTGAATTGATGTTCCGCGGTAACCAAGCCGGCCAATTGGGTGCCGATGATTTTCTCCAGCTTGCCGCCGATAATCGGGACACGCACCTGGACAGTGACCCGGTACGTCAGCCGGGCCGCCTCCGATTCAGGGGCTGGCGCCAGCACGGCGATGCCCTGAAGGCTCACGGGAGCGTTGACGATCGACCCGGCAATCGACGCCGTTGCGGTGCCGTCGTCGACCGGACCCCAAATCTCCTCGCGTCGCACGGACAAGTCGCCGCGGTGTAGCTGCGTGACCAAGCCAGGCAGGTTCTGGCTGAGCATGGTCTGCAGGGTCACCACTTCGATGGTCTTGTCGGTGTCCGATTCACCACCCACCTGCATCGACTCCAGCGTCGCGACGTCGACAGGGGAAACTGCCAGCCGTCCCTGCCAATAGTCGAGTTCACCGAAAGCTCGATGAACTTCTTCAACGCTGCGCTCGTAATCGACCGACATGTCAAATGAACGCGGCATAGCTG
It includes:
- a CDS encoding DUF2505 domain-containing protein — protein: MPRSFDMSVDYERSVEEVHRAFGELDYWQGRLAVSPVDVATLESMQVGGESDTDKTIEVVTLQTMLSQNLPGLVTQLHRGDLSVRREEIWGPVDDGTATASIAGSIVNAPVSLQGIAVLAPAPESEAARLTYRVTVQVRVPIIGGKLEKIIGTQLAGLVTAEHQFTTDWIANNAAR
- a CDS encoding carbon-nitrogen hydrolase family protein — translated: MRIALAQILSGTDPEANLQLVREYADTAADEGARLVVFPEATMCRFGVPLSPIAEPVDGPWATSVRQIAAESDITVIAGMFTPADGGRVTNTLIAAGPGTPNRPDTHYHKIHLYDAFGFTESRTVAPGHQPVVVDVDGVAVGLTICYDIRFPALYTELARRGAQLITVCASWGSGAGKLEQWTLLARARALDSMSYIAAAGQADPGDTLASSKAPTGVGGSLVASPLGETVAAAGTRQQLLVADIDVDNVAAARDNLAVLRNHSHFVQLDRAESRG
- a CDS encoding TetR/AcrR family transcriptional regulator, which gives rise to MPRRIDVDGLFDATVRVFAERGYRATTTQEIASRGGVNEVTLFRRYGDKATLINTALTHALAKSPFARVTVTDDVRADLVALVQAYAATVETYGGAVMTLLVEIPRHPELRGAMAAFTPNLLNAVQVIATHQDRGQLRPGDPVQKLVTLIAPLMVVGLWARTGAEIIAPKFDPDALVTAFLDGQRGN